A window of the Hordeum vulgare subsp. vulgare chromosome 5H, MorexV3_pseudomolecules_assembly, whole genome shotgun sequence genome harbors these coding sequences:
- the LOC123396404 gene encoding probable ubiquitin-like-specific protease 2A codes for MWAAPTAKKVGIDIDWVEAFSSGSDGGPDVCFLSPPPAPGKGSASARSSPGFGRGEGFVSPRPAAAVARRKGRRGEEADGEFSARSNDNLRRDIAGMSDEELLTEIACVYSTLPAFGGLIDPEKRARRGRLLPLLEAEARRRGIDTDSAEDGGASYRGPRSDANCPFSFDIDDSGAEVARKYQRKSSPIRSTKKNYGELGVHTRRSFKQPGRLRPIPEDKMYSSKTSPTTLSGHKQRVRAVDPKEHDREKRQQIQSNFSSNHTNRRNVQLGDSSVLYSRKVNDDVVLLDDEDVQPDEPVDCGLPEEWNESKIYYPSRDDPEAVELASSDIKCLDPGVYLSSPVINYYIQYIKRDKFHREAARNNFYMFNTYFYSKLQEALSGKGEFVKLRRWWKGVNIFRRGYIVLPIHGAAHWSLVIICIPAKESNSGPVVLHLDSLGMHPTDEIYRTVRRFLEEEWKHLRKNPPSDISLSDTIWEDLPRNIHKEIVEVPGQNNAYDCGIFMLYYIQRFITEAPEIFTRDRLDMFSRSWFRSEEASKLRNEIRKLLLKEFGSARVDDVMSEAATGDGSGDDCFMKEVESEAPTADGSYEDCMMKEGESEAVSPCASSEMGVDDVKPEAATSDGSDEIVWKGKSEAVESCDRLEMVVGDGDTFEGTPWSTCKSDGRVSVCVLSEEATLSGNAAKDDGDTMESDPGSSDSEEVIEVLPSDNDSEEFIHRGAGVDLFYCDDSEVEEVTDARKRRSRFMKRPDRAGDAQITEDGKPRGRWDLCRMT; via the exons ATGTGGGCGGCGCCCACGGCGAAGAAGGTCGGCATCGATATCGACTGGGTAGAGGCGTTCAGCTCCGGCTCCGACGGCGGCCCCGACGTCTgcttcctctcccctcccccgGCGCCCGGGAAGGGGAGTGCGTCCGCCCGCTCCTCCCCCGGCTTCGGCCGCGGCGAGGGGTTCGTCTCCCCTcgcccggcggcggcggtggccagGCGGAAGGGGAGGAGGGGCGAGGAGGCGGACGGGGAGTTCTCGGCGAGATCGAACGACAACCTGCGGCGGGACATCGCGGGCATGTCGGACGAGGAACTGCTGACCGAGATCGCGTGCGTCTACAGCACGCTCCCCGCGTTCGGAGGCCTCATCGATCCGGAGAAGAGGGCCCGCCGCGGCCGCCTGCTCCCGCTGCTCGAGGCGGAGGCGCGGCGCCGGGGGATCGACACGGACAGCGCCGAG GACGGCGGTGCTTCCTATCGGGGTCCTCGTTCTGACgcgaattgtcccttctcttttg ATATAGATGATTCGGGGGCGGAAGTTGCTCGGAAATACCAGAGGAAGTCATCTCCCATTCGCTCGACAAAGAAGAACTATGGAGAG CTAGGTGTGCATACACGCAGAAGTTTCAAGCAACCTGGACGATTGAGACCTATACCAGAGGATAAGATGTACTCAAGCAAAACATCCCCAACTACTTTATCTGGGCATAAACAGAGAGTCCGTGCCGTTGATCCAAAGGAACATGATAGAGAAAAACGCCAGCAGATTCAAAGCAACTTTTCCAGCAATCATACAAATAG GAGGAATGTACAGCTTGGAGATTCATCTGTTCTATATTCTCGAAAG GTTAATGATGATGTGGTTCTCTTGGATGATGAAGATGTGCAACCTGATGAACCAGTAGATTGTGGGCTGCCAGAGGAATG GAATGAGTCAAAAATTTACTATCCATCAAG AGATGATCCAGAAGCTGTAGAGCTCGCCAGTTCGGATATCAAATGTCTTGATCCTGGAGTATATTTGTCGTCCCCTGTAATAAACTACTACATCCA ATATATCAAAAGAGACAAATTTCACCGTGAAGCTGCCAGAAACAATTTCTACATGTTTAACACATATTTTTACAGCAAGCTTCAAGAAGCGTTATCTGGAAAG GGTGAGTtcgtgaagttgagaagatggtggAAAGGTGTTAATATATTTCGGAGAGGATACATTGTATTGCCAATCCATGGAGC GGCGCACTGGAGCCTGGTGATTATCTGCATTCCTGCAAAGGAGAGTAATTCAGGACCAGTCGTACTACATCTGGACTCCTTAGGGATGCACCCTACTGATGAGATATATCGTACCGTTAGGAG attccttgaagaggaatggaAGCATTTAAGGAAGAACCCTCCTTCTGACATTTCTCTTTCAGACACAATATGGGAGGATCTTCCAAGGAACATACACAAGGAAATTGTTGAG GTTCCAGGGCAGAACAATGCGTATGATTGTGGCATCTTCATGCTTTACTATATTCAACGGTTTATAACTGAAGCACCAGAAATTTTCACAAGAGATAGACTTGACATG TTTAGTCGCAGTTGGTTTAGATCTGAAGAGGCTTCTAAGTTAAGAAACGAGATACGGAAACTACTGCTGAAAGAGTTTGGAAGTGCGAGGGTTGATGATGTTATGTCTGAGGCAGCTACAGGTGATGGCTCTGGTGATGACTGTTTCATGAAGGAGGTAGAATCAGAGGCACCTACAGCTGATGGCTCTTATGAAGATTGTATGATGAAGGAAGGAGAATCAGAGGCGGTTTCACCCTGTGCCAGTTCCGAAATGGGTGTAGATGATGTTAAGCCAGAGGCAGCAACATCTGATGGCTCTGATGAAATCGTATGGAAAGGAAAATCAGAAGCAGTTGAATCTTGTGACAGATTAGAAATGGTGGTAGGAGATGGAGACACATTTGAAGGAACACCTTGGAGCACCTGCAAAAGTGATGGCAGGGTCAGCGTATGTGTTCTTTCTGAAGAGGCTACATTGTCTGGTAACGCCGCAAAGGACGATGGAGATACCATGGAATCAGATCCTGGCAGCTCAGATAGTGAAGAAGTTATTGAGGTCTTACCTTCTGACAACGACAGTGAAGAGTTCATACATAGAGGAGCAGGGGTGGATTTATTTTATTGTGATGACAGTGAAGTAGAAGAGGTCACAGATGCTAGGAAGCGAAGATCAAGATTCATGAAGAGGCCAGACAGAGCCGGTGACGCGCAGATCACAGAAGATGGAAAGCCAAGAGGTAGATGGGACCTTTGCCGCATGACGTGA